The Onychomys torridus chromosome 4, mOncTor1.1, whole genome shotgun sequence DNA window TTTATCATTTGCTTTGTGCCTAGCTTTTCAAGTATTAGAAttgtttttagaatattttctacaaatttaaattttatttttaacatttaacgTTTCCGTAATTCTGTAGCCCATAAAAACTATGCtgtatatatttaatgaaaatttaatgaaaaaaatcacttgaagttgtaacttacattttaaaatattgatttttttagggATAATATTGAGAAGACTTTCTGGGACCTTAAGGAAGAATTTCATAGGATTTGCTTGCTGGCGAAAGCCCAGAAAGACCACTTAAGCAAACTTCACATACCAGACATTGCAACTGGTAAGATTCAATTATCTTATAGTAATTTTAATTGTACTGGTTGAAATTGATTTCACttttaatgtaaaaatacttCCAAATGCTTATGAAAGGCTAATAATCTATATCTTGCCTCTTATGATTGAACAAATATATGCTTTTAAATTCTATGCTGTACATTATAGAATTCTTGCTTTTTCACTGTATTCATTGTATATGGTGCGTGCTGTATAGGTTTAATTGAATTGAATCTGCTTATGAGAAATACCATCTTGAAAATATAAGGTACAtctctgtattttttgtttggggTCATATTAAGCATTAACTCATCAGTAAGTGACCTTAAAGCAACACTACTAACTACTTAGCTAGCTAAAATTTTAACATCACATTTGTTTATAACTAAATTCTGCCTCAGATGTCATTAAACACTACTTACAGTTTCTGATAATCTAGTTCAAGAATAAAAATGTGCAGTGTACGTTTCCTTAGAACCAGTTCTTTTGgcagcacaaaataaaaatggagtatCAAATGCCACTTAGGAACATCTGTTTTGTACAcgtgttgttttttttgtttttattgaggtagggtctcagcCTGCcacctggctggcatggaactctcCATGTCTActgggctggtctcaaacttgcagtAATCCACCTGGCaattcccaagtgttggaattgtAGGCACTAGCCacacgcctgtgtgtgtgtgtgtgtgttttggatttttaggttgtttcttttcttttttttaaagctgtagaCTGGCATTTCGGTAGTTGCTTCCGTAGTTAAAcattaataacaaaataacagaaattaagtCTAGCATCCAGACACTTCAGTAAACAAAAGGAAAGTGAAATGATCCTTTAGAATGATAGATTCTCTTTTTACCCTTGTAATCTGGAGTGTTCTATAGGCAGTTCCCTGGAAGTATGATTACGGTTCTCACTCTGAGAGGTGTCGTAACATGATGACGCACGTGTCCTTACTGGAAGGTCCTGTCGTCATTCTGTGCCTCTCACGTCATAGCGCTGGAATCATTGGTAGTGTAAGCTCTCCTTTGCCATAGCAGCCTTATTTCCAGGAAATGGTGAGGGGTGAAAGCAACCTTTGTGTATAGAGATAATCTGTGTGTCCCTGCATCTGTCTTCTGTCATCTCTCCCATCTTAATTCTGTAATGTTCaggagaaatgtttcttttacacagaCTAAAGACACTAGAAATAGACAGTTTCACTTAAAATAGGCTACCTGTATCTAGAATTCATAAGCATGCTCTTTGAACATCAACATCTTATCAAAACATTGTAATAGTGATATAGTCTTTGTTATGCAGAGAACATAACCCATTATCAATTATTTAATACTTTGACCATTTTTAAATTGCATAAGTCTAACTCTTAGTATGTATCTGTCAACCTGAACACTGAGTGTTTaacttccatttcttcctcatgAAAGCTGCTTAACATTATTCTTATGCTTTATATTAACTGTGtcaaaaataatatgtaaaacattactcttgaaatgttttatatctGTATTAAATTGAGTAAAGTCTTGCTTGgtccaaacaaaacacaaaatgttaaatattatgcCCTACAGTGTAGCTAGCTCTATATTATCTACTACTGTGTATTAGAGAGGAGAAAGTAGAGACACAGTTTAGAAATATACACCTGTGCAGGGTTTCCATACATGTGTCATTACCGTGTACACCTGTGCAGGGTTTCCAAACATGTGTCATTACCGTGTACACCTGTGCAGGGTTTCCAAACATGTGTCATTACCGTGTACACCTGTGCAGGGCTTCCATACATGTGTCATTATCGTGTACACCTGTGCAGGGCTTCCATACATGTGTCATTGCCGTGTACACCTGTGCAGGGTTTCCATACATGTGTCATTACCGTGTACACCTGTGCAGGGTTTCCATACATGTGTCATTGCCGTGTACACCTGTGCAGGGTTTCCATACATGTGTCATTGCCGTGTACACCTGTGCAGGGTTTCCATACATGTGTCATTACCGTGTCTCTTTTGGTCATACACTCAGGGCAGTAACCTTGAGAAAAGATAAAGGTAGAACTGTATGTATAAGGAAGTGTTTTCTAGGGAGAGTTACTAGTCGAAAAGCAGGGTCTTATTCCATTGGCTATTAGATAAGAAGAATACAGGATTAGGGATATAGACAATCACCGGCTCTTTTGTCAGTGTTCATGATAATTTACAAAGGCAGTCTAAACAGCCTTTATGTAAATTTGGAAATCTAAATTTTTTCACTTTATTCGTTTTCCTTGCAAAAGTAAGTGTTATTGAAACAAATTGTAATGCTACATGCTCACTGGCTTGTGTCTCTCGGTGTGGTATTAGGGTGACAAGTGTTTTCATGGACTTTGTTTGATTTTATCTGAGCTCAGAGTTCTAATAGTCATAGGAATCTTAGAATCTTCCTCTTACCACGTGTACAGAACAACTCAAATTACTTTAAAGTGGCTAAGCTCATATACCAGCTAGCTATCCAAAAGAAAACATCTGCCTACTTATTAGAGCTGATTGttgtttccctgttttctttGAAGGGGGATTAGGTCAGCCTTTGAGAAAGTCAGGCCAAGCACAGCTCTGCCAGCTTCAGCCTTTCTGTGTAGAAACCAGCATGTTCAATTTAACACAATGGTTCTGAGAACACTCTGGAGTTAACTACCTGGGTCCTAGTGCCAGACTTAGCACTCAGTGGCTGCACAACCTTGAAGGTAGCCATAGAATTAACCTCTCCATATCCATTCCTTCACATGTAAATTAGAGATAATAATAGTGCCTGAGTTGGCGTTACTTTGAGTATTAAGTGAATTAATGTGCAGACCACAGTTAGTGCATGGCACGTGGAAGTGCTAGCACAGTTAGTGCATGGCACGTGGGAGTGCTAGCAGTGTTAACAGTCGTTACCATTAGCAGCAGCTGCAAAGTCTAAAGCATTTACCTTGTTCTCCTGGAAATCATTTGAGAAGATATTCCTCCTCAGGTATTGCAGAATTGTATTCCTATTTCCTAGCATTTCCTGCCACCCTCAAGTCTACTACCAAGAAAAGTGACTACTTGAGAGTGAATGGACTTTATCAACCTTAAAGGTCAAAGAAATACAGCAAAAGAATTGAGTTTGGTCTCCATTAGTCACAGCTAGAATATCTAGTAAATGTGGGTTATAATCTAGGTCCTGTGAGGAAAAGAATGCAGTATCATATGTGTGCTGGGCAGTAGGTGGACACCTAGGTAGATAGGGAGCAGAACATGCTTTCAGATGTCATAGAAACCTACCTGCTTTAATGGGGGAAGGGAAGTCTACCTGCAAACATAAGAGCATTCAGGCCTGAGAGCACAGAAGCATCATGGGAGAGGCATCCAGAGAATCAGTGTCGAGGTCAAGCTGGGAAGGACAAGTAAGAGTTAGGCAAAGAGCAACGCATGGTAATGCCTATAGCCATATAGTACTGGCACggctggggctggaggactgAGAGTTTGGGGTAACCCTGGGTGCCATAATGAGGCAGTCTGAGGGAGAGATATGTAGTTGTGTAGGAGGTAATGCTGCAGAATGAACTAAAGAAGGTGGAGGCCTTGTACTGCACACTGTATCCAAACAGAAGGCTTTTGTGTTGGAATGTGCTATGGCAACAGTTAAGTGTCATAATACCCCAAAGatcaaagaaatataaagaattgGCATTTATTGAATGCCTACTAACATCAACAGACTGGAAGGTACTTTGTATGCACTGTACTCTTATGCCTGCTTCATTTGTAAAGTCTTCATTTGTGAATGTATGACTTCATTAATGACTCTTCATCCATTGTATAAAATACATGGCTGCACACATAGTACTGCATACTTGTAATTCTAACTCCTGGGCGGTGGAGTCAGGAGGGTTGAATCCAGTGCTAACCTCAGCTGCATgggaaattccaggccagcctgagcttcaggagaccctgtctgaaagaccaaaacaaataaccaaatatACTACAAAGCACATTGGCTTCTTGAAGTGGCATTGTGgagctagttttgttttttccaggatGTCAGGCTCATAAACATGGACTGTGCTTTGATAATTGTTGGgtgtgttttggtttgctttggtacTGTGAAATACAGCTCTTGCTAGTCCTTGGTTACACTGTGGCCTTTGATGGTTTGTtgtttaagatttaattttaatcatgtacgtgtaggtatgtgcatgaacgtgggtgcctgtgaaggcctgaaactggagttacaggtggttgtgagccaccagtgtgcattctgggaactgaactccagtcctctggaaggacatgtgtactcttccactgagccatcttttcagctcaGTTCTATGGTGTTTTCTGAATTCATAAgtctgcattttttgttttgctccCATACTGCCAGCATGTGTTGACTTCTTTCTTCCCTTAGCCTCTCATATCCCCTTTGAATTTGCTGTGACCCCTTTCACTCTACCTGGTTCCTCAGTTCTCCTTGCCAGCATCTGACTGTAGCCTAGAGATTGTGTTGGAGAAATAGCTTCTAGATGGATGAACTAAGGCAGCTCTGCTGCCTACCTCACATCTGCCTGTTAGTTAAAGAGGCCTTTCTAAATACGAGAAAatgacatatacacataagttttgttttcttttttcaaggcaggatctTGCATTATAGTCCTGTCTGTCctcgaacttgctatgtagatcaggttggcctggaatccATAGAGATTCACTTACCTCTGCCTTCTAACTGCTGAGACtgaaggtgtgcaacaccacacccagccataTTCACACGTAATACCTTAAAGTGCATCCCAGGATGTCAACCTCTTGTGCCtccactgtcttcttttttcctgaccCTGACACCACTGAGTGTAGACAGTGACTAAACTGATTAGAATCATACTTACTAACACACTGATATtaggggaaatgaattaactaattcatgtagtaaataataaatgctctaatttatatatacatatatgtatgtatgtatacatgtatgtttaaGCTTACAGTTGTAGCTTCTGTTACAAAGTAAGTCTATACACTACAAGCATTTTTGTAAATGTGAAGCAATGTAGCCGAGAACAGGATGCAAAGCTTATAGCAGGAGACCTAGGCAGGAGAAGACAAAGCAGTGCAGTTGCAGCCTGTATGCTGTGTTCAGGTCAGCTGCAGGGACTGCTGCTATCCCCGTGGAAGATGGGAGTGAACATAAAAATGCTGGTTGTCTTCAGCTGGCATATAAGCCGACAGAAAAACAACAGCCCTCTGCCGAAAGCTGTGTCAGCCGTGTGTTTTCAGTGACAGTGTGTGACTGCTTCCCTCCTGTATCCTTCTTCCTGCAGACACACAGTGCTCTGTGCCTGTCCAGTGTACCGATAAAACAGGTCAGCAAGAAGCACTGTTTAAGCCCCAGGCTAAAGATGATATAAACAGAGGTACGCCGTGTATCGCATCTGTTACGCCAAGAGGACTGGGCCGAGAAGAGGAAGACACCTCTTTGGAATCACTTTCTAAGTTCAATGTCAAGTTTCCACCTATGGACAGTGActctgctttcttacacagcacTCCAGAGACTCCAAGCATCCTTACTCCTGCCACATCTGAGGCAGTGTGCCAGGACAAATTTAAGATGGAAGTCAGAGACAACCCAGGAAACTTTGGTAAAACAGAAGAAACTTTATTTGAAATTCGGGGAATTGACCCCATAACTTCAGCTATACAAAACCTTAAAACAACtgacaaaacaaaatcctcaaaTCTTAGAGCTCCGTGTTTGCCAGCTGGAGACCATAATGTGTTCTATGTAAATACATTCCCACTTCAGGACCTGCCTGATGCACCTTTTCCCTCACTGGATTCCCCAGGAAAAGCTGTCCGAGGACCACAGCAGGTAACTGTTTTGcattaacaaatattttattatgtgtgaacacacatttTGTCATACATGCACAGATACGAATCTCTTTTAAGTTATCAGACATCCATTTTAAATGAATGACTATCCATAGTTGAGGCTTTCAGTAGAATGTGTAAGTTCTGTAATAAAGGACatgaattttaaatatgaatatgataaggcCCTGTCGAGATTCATGGCCTTACATGCTTAGTTCTTCAATCACAACTTATGTATACCAGTGTTCTAGTGGGTGCTTTGTTAAACTTGATAATGTGAAACAAAGATTAAAacttgtatatgtacacatagtAATGTGTAATTTTCCACAAGTAGATACTTGCACCAAACATTCAAAATAAACTGTCATTCAGCCTACTTGTTACATTCTCAGTTACAGTAGTGCAAGGGTTAGTGTGCTTGCTAACCTGACACTAAACAGATACCTTTATACATTTTTCGAGTAATGAGTTGTTGGAAATGACTCCTGACTGAGTTAATCAAATGTCTATTTCCTGCTTGTGGAGCAGGAGGACTTTGTAGCCCATGAGTCTAATCCTACACCCTGTTTCTCAGATTGAGGTTCTTTCACAGAAAGATTCTTTTTGTTAGGGAGAAAAATAAGTTTTGTTTAATTCCTGAAGGCAAATGAAAAGTATGTAAGTGTTAAAATACACAGAagcttgtgggaaaaaaaaaaaaaatccccattagAACTTTCAaacatttgattttctttcataGAGAAAATTCCTTTGGCTTTAAGAATTCTTAGTTCCAGGCCTTTAAACAGCGTGTGGGAAGCAACAGTCAGACTGGAGTATGCTTCAGTACTAGGTAAAACTAGGGGTCTGCCAAGTCTTAATTATTAACTCTCTGTGTTCTGCCCTGTACTTACTTCACATCATGGTCTCAGCTATAGTTGCTACCAAATGAAACAATTAAACAATTTCATTTATTGCGAGTGGAATTCCTGTGGAGCTGTGAACTGCATCAATTCTAATGCTTGTTattctctctccactctctcttGCTTGTTCTTTTCCTAGTCAGTCTGTGCATCCATGTTTCAGTAGATGGCACCCTGCATTGTACATTTACTTTCTATATTGCAGCAAGGGAAACAGCTGGTATGTGATTACAACTTGGTGGAAAAGTATTCAGCTTTAAAAATGCAAGAGAATTGGTGTTGAGCTGTCACAAGACATGGGGCATAAGGTTAGATCATTGATATTTTggcagaaaaagcaaagaaattggTTTGATTTAAAGGCCACATTACAGTTTTAGTttgcaaaaaatatttatttcaatgaGT harbors:
- the Tank gene encoding TRAF family member-associated NF-kappa-B activator isoform X2, with the protein product MDKNIGEQLTRAYEAFRQACMDRDSARRELQQKTENYEQRIREQQEQLSFQQTLIDKLKSQLLLVDSGRDNSYGYVPLLEDSERRKNNLNLDEPQDKVRTLRDKQSKVRRQEGSSGKGPSKDLSSPSHQERDNIEKTFWDLKEEFHRICLLAKAQKDHLSKLHIPDIATDTQCSVPVQCTDKTGQQEALFKPQAKDDINRGTPCIASVTPRGLGREEEDTSLESLSKFNVKFPPMDSDSAFLHSTPETPSILTPATSEAVCQDKFKMEVRDNPGNFGKTEETLFEIRGIDPITSAIQNLKTTDKTKSSNLRAPCLPAGDHNVFYVNTFPLQDLPDAPFPSLDSPGKAVRGPQQPFWKPFLNQDTDLVVLTGTDSERLKPQVCEFCQELFPPSITSRGDFLRHLNSHFNGET
- the Tank gene encoding TRAF family member-associated NF-kappa-B activator isoform X5, which codes for MIASRVGILTILYSDATRQRGMDKNIGEQLTRAYEAFRQACMDRDSARRELQQKTENYEQRIREQQEQLSFQQTLIDKLKSQLLLVDSGRDNSYGYVPLLEDSERRKNNLNLDEPQDKVRTLRDKQSKVRRQEGSSGKGPSKDLSSPSHQERDNIEKTFWDLKEEFHRICLLAKAQKDHLSKLHIPDIATDTQCSVPVQCTDKTGQQEALFKPQAKDDINRGTPCIASVTPRGLGREEEDTSLESLSKFNVKFPPMDSDSAFLHSTPETPSILTPATSEAVCQDKFKMEVRDNPGNFGKTEETLFEIRGIDPITSAIQNLKTTDKTKSSNLRAPCLPAGDHNVFYVNTFPLQDLPDAPFPSLDSPGKAVRGPQQRKFLWL
- the Tank gene encoding TRAF family member-associated NF-kappa-B activator isoform X1; this translates as MIASRVGILTILYSDATRQRGMDKNIGEQLTRAYEAFRQACMDRDSARRELQQKTENYEQRIREQQEQLSFQQTLIDKLKSQLLLVDSGRDNSYGYVPLLEDSERRKNNLNLDEPQDKVRTLRDKQSKVRRQEGSSGKGPSKDLSSPSHQERDNIEKTFWDLKEEFHRICLLAKAQKDHLSKLHIPDIATDTQCSVPVQCTDKTGQQEALFKPQAKDDINRGTPCIASVTPRGLGREEEDTSLESLSKFNVKFPPMDSDSAFLHSTPETPSILTPATSEAVCQDKFKMEVRDNPGNFGKTEETLFEIRGIDPITSAIQNLKTTDKTKSSNLRAPCLPAGDHNVFYVNTFPLQDLPDAPFPSLDSPGKAVRGPQQPFWKPFLNQDTDLVVLTGTDSERLKPQVCEFCQELFPPSITSRGDFLRHLNSHFNGET
- the Tank gene encoding TRAF family member-associated NF-kappa-B activator isoform X4, which codes for MIASRVGILTILYSDATRQRGMDKNIGEQLTRAYEAFRQACMDRDSARRELQQKTENYEQRIREQQEQLSFQQTLIDKLKSQLLLVDSGRDNSYGYVPLLEDSERRKNNLNLDEPQDKVRTLRDKQSKVRRQEGSSGKGPSKDLSSPSHQERDNIEKTFWDLKEEFHRICLLAKAQKDHLSKLHIPDIATDTQCSVPVQCTDKTGQQEALFKPQAKDDINRGTPCIASVTPRGLGREEEDTSLESLSKFNVKFPPMDSDSAFLHSTPETPSILTPATSEAVCQDKFKMEVRDNPGNFGKTEETLFEIRGIDPITSAIQNLKTTDKTKSSNLRAPCLPAGDHNVFYVNTFPLQDLPDAPFPSLDSPGKAVRGPQQSVCASMFQ
- the Tank gene encoding TRAF family member-associated NF-kappa-B activator isoform X3; this encodes MIASRVGILTILYSDATRQRGMDKNIGEQLTRAYEAFRQACMDRDSARRELQQKTENYEQRIREQQEQLSFQQTLIDKLKSQLLLVDSGRDNSYGYVPLLEDSERRKNNLNLDEPQDKVRTLRDKQSKVRRQEGSSGKGPSKDLSSPSHQERDNIEKTFWDLKEEFHRICLLAKAQKDHLSKLHIPDIATDTQCSVPVQCTDKTGQQEALFKPQAKDDINRGTPCIASVTPRGLGREEEDTSLESLSKFNVKFPPMDSDSAFLHSTPETPSILTPATSEAVCQDKFKMEVRDNPGNFGKTEETLFEIRGIDPITSAIQNLKTTDKTKSSNLRAPCLPAGDHNVFYVNTFPLQDLPDAPFPSLDSPGKAVRGPQQQGKQLVCDYNLVEKYSALKMQENWC